The following DNA comes from Salvelinus namaycush isolate Seneca chromosome 39, SaNama_1.0, whole genome shotgun sequence.
cctgggagtgtgtaaattgaaatattttattaccatataatttttgtatgttctctatagttatgtacttgaaaatgtatcaattgaccaattcggcacatttgggcagacttgatacaattGCATTTTGTGCAGTAATGCAATgcttcattggatcagtctgaaactttgcacaaacactgctgccatctgctggccaaaatctaaattgtgcctaaaCTCCTATGCGATTTAATGGCCTTTCTCtggcatttcaaagatgatggaacagaacaaaaaaattgaaaacatgttttttttgtttgtaatatcttttaccagatctaatgtgttatattctcctacatgaatttcacatttctacaaacttcaaaggttttactttcaaatggtatcaagaatatgcatatccttgcttcaggtcctgagctacaggcagttagatttcggtatgtcattttaggcgaacatTTCAAAAAAGGGTCCGATACTTAAGAAGATCCTTtcatttttgttttttgttctCCTTTAGATCATCATCATTGGGGGGGGGGACACATTCACTTCTCCCTATAGTCATTTCCTCCCTTGTCCTAGGAAATGGTGCAACACCTTGTCGTGACCCTACACAGTGCTTCCTTGTGTCAACTGTTCTGGTAACACTTTACTGAAACCCTGCAGGCATCATGCTTAATAACTTGTTATACGCATGAATTAGTCTTTTATAATGTCCTATAATAAAGCTTATAATATGTTATGTATCTTTATTACTTTCTCACCAAGACCTGTGTCACGTTTGCTCAACCTCtgtgtcactcacacacaccatctcttcggGAAACTTTGTGAAGTCTTGAATCACTACTTGGGGTGGCATGGGCATCGGCATGGGCACAGGCATAGTCACTTTCGGGCCGTGGACAACGCAATTCTTCTGCATCTCTACCCCAAGGGCGGGAGACGGGACCTCACCGAGATGCCTCCGATACTGGACGAAACTGCACGTCTTAAGAACAATGGCGATCACATTTTTACCCATCAgtatcccagacaccctggagtCCCTATAGAAAACCATGTTCCCGCCTCGAATGAAGAGAGTGATAATGTTAATAGTCACCAGGCTGAGAATCGGGTAGAGCATCATCTTATGGGGCACGATGTTCACCCCTTGCATGCTGATCTCGCTCAGCGACACGCACGGCAGCACGAGCAGCAGGATGTAGCAGTAGAAGAACATGAGTCCCTCCACCCATAGGGGGAGCCCTCTCCTCTGAGGTTCCCATAGGTTGGCCTGCACGTCCAGGACGTCGAGCAAGTCCACCACCACCCAGAAGAGTCGACACCGgatctcctccttcttcttctgcGGACGCACATACTCCATGTGGTCGATGGCCACCAACGTGATGTAGACCACGGGCAACCAGATGGACAGAAGTAATGTCAGCGCCTTCCGTGCCACCCCGTCCACGCCGCCGCCAGTCCAACCGTCCAAACTTCCCCTCTTCCCGTCCTCGGCCTTGTAGTTCTGGTAGACAAAGTAGACCTTGATCTCCAGGACGAAGACGTAGAAGAACCATAGGATCATGGTGTAGCCACGCTTGGAGGTCCGCACCTCGGAACCCACCCACACGGCCACGTAGCGTAGGACGAGGAGGAAGCAGATGTCCCCCACAAGGACCATGATGCACACACCAATCTTCCTGGGCCCCTGGTTCTGCTCCACCAGGTAGGCGTCCATCAGCGCCATGCTACTCATGATCAAGATGGCCGACAAGCACACATGAGGCTTGTTGGTGGGCGGTGGTGGCACCATACTGACCAGGTGGCGAAGGTCAAAGAGAAAAATAGGTCCAAGAAAGAAGTGAAACCAAGATCCAAGAAGAAAGGACGAAACACAGGTCAAAGGTCAAAGGAAAATGAAGTTCCAAGAAAAAAGAGtcaattttttaaaattaaatatcAAATAAATGAAGATTGTGGGTCAAAGCAAAAACCTGGGTTCAAAGAGGGTTGTGTATTATAATAAATGTGTGGTAACTGTCTCTGTTCATCAGTTCATTTTAGTCCTGTTGGTTGAATCAGGTATATACCACCAGTTGGTTCAGACAGTTTTAGTCCCATCAGATGAGTACAAAGTCAGGTCCACTTGCATGACCTGCCATCAGTTCCCCCAAAATACCCTCGTAAATATGAATAGTTATCCTTCAACCTCTATTCAGTACTTAGCAAGCAGGGAAAAGGTCAAGCAGAGTAACTTTGAAACCGCATTGCTGCCTAGGGACTGTAATAAATTAAAAAATCCTTACTACCAATAATAGTTTTTGCCCAAACTCTAAAACTCTACACTCTAAACACAATACCTCCACGCCATTGATTTGTAGTCCTTTAGTATTTGCAGTAACTGGGAATTGCTCTTGTATTACTTTAATGTTCTTGTAATTGTGCCAGTGGTTGATACCATTTTAGATGTTGGACATTGTAGATAAGTTGCCGCATAAAAAGCTCTTGCCGAGCAGGAAGAAAAAGCGCAATGGTTTCAGCAATGCACTTACACTTACGTCTCCAGTCATAATCAATCATAAGGATTCGCAGCATTACATTTCCGGTTGGATGCCAATGTGGAATTGGGAACTCCAGCACTAATTCCATACAGTGGCACGGAGTGAAAAAACATGATGGATATGGTCCATTATTTGAGTATTGGATATCCACTGCAAAAAATGATAGGTTTCGTCTCCATTGTAATCCTCACACGTTCCCAACACTGTGATATTCCCAATATATTGTGTTGACAAAAGGAAATGAACAACTGCAATTCCAATGTTCTCTTTCCGCTGACCCACAAAATCATCCCCCGAACTCCCCTTTTGAGTCATAAAAGGGAACAGGGACCTGTGTGTGCAACCTCAAAAAGAAAGGACTGATAAAAGTTTATCTTTCAAGTTGAATCCCTGAAAAACAACAAGACTCTTGTCCTTTTCAATAACAAGTGCTCTCACTTCAAAGATGCTCTCCCCTTGACAACACGAAAGCTCTTCCTGCGGAACGATACAAATAATGTGTCGCTTTGATCAACTATCTGTTCTAGGTGAATGTCCTAGAATGTCCACCGGAGTGCGGTCCAACCTCGAATGCCGGACGTGCCCTACTGCCcattgagacacacacacggcCATCAACGAAAAGCTCTTTTCCCTCCTTTGTCATCTTCTTTCCCCCTCCGAAAAGGAGTTGCGAATGGCCATCACATTGTCACAGCATTGTCAACTCTCCCTGTTTCAAATGTCCTCTAATGTGAAAATCTCTAAACATTTGCCCTCCTTGCTCCTACTCGAGGTTCTGTTTTGTCTGTGCCTTCTCAAACTAGGTCTGCTGGAATCTCTTTTTCGCCCCTCCTCTCTTGCCTCTCTTCCTTCCCCCACTCGTGTGTGCTCAGCCGTTGGATGGCGAAGAGGCATGCTCAGAAAGCCACAGctgcaggaggagagagagagcgagggaaagagagatagggATATAAGGGAGCGATGGTGACGGTCATGTGTGAGCTGCCTCCTGCCATCAAATTCTCTTCTCTTTTTTTCATCCCTTTTTCCCCTCCTGGCCCATGCTCTTTAAagccctctgtccctctccttcagAGTGACTGATCCCTGCTGTGAAGTCCACCCAACCCCTCAGATGTCGAGATCCTCCTTTTATCAGGGGAGAGCAAAGacgcttgggggggggggggggggttcaataacatacaaatcacacacacactccactgaGACGAgtgacacacacccccacacacacaaatcacacacacactccactgaGACGAgtgacacacacccccacacacacgtcCCCTCCAGCGGCCccctgtgcgtgcgtgcgtgcgtgcgtgcgtgcgtgcgtgcgtgcgtgcgtgcgtgcgtgcgtgcgtgcgtgtgtgcgtgtgtgtgtgagagagagagagagagagagagagagagagagagagagagagagagagagagaggagaagggggaggctAAACCTTGGCTGCTCTTTCAGAACCTTTGCACTGATTTCTTAAAGGGAACACAGGGATGAGAGACAAGAGATACTCAGATCACTTAATATATCACCATCCATCCAAAATGTGGGTGCAATTATACACAATTTATAACAATAACGATAGGggagcatagaaatagaattgtCAATAACTTAGAAATAGAATCATGGAACATTGACCTGAGCATTGACTTAAATGAGGATGCCTGTTCCAGAAATCATATTTGTACTTATAATCATATATCATTACAAGCCATAACCTGTACCTCAACATCACAATCTCTCTTTTCGGAAAGACAGGCTCTTTCATTATTGATGACAGACTTCTCTTTTCCAGAATTAACAGTCAGGCGTAAATAATACATGTGCAAGAGGGAGGGCTAGCAGTGTGTGAAGGAGCTAGCTGCCTAGTCCCAGCGCTTCGCTAGGCTAATTAAGCATGTAATAATAAATGGgtatggagagatggagggctaGCACCACACTAGGTCTTTGAGCCAGTGTGGGGGAGCGTTAGCCCCAGCGCTAGGCTACGCTATGCTAATAAGGCATGTTTGATCACTTGGCATAAATCCTAACATCCGACTGTTAAGACACCCCTCAGGGGACAGGTTCTGTGACGCATTACTCCCAAATATGAGCACACAGGTGGGGGGCTTGATCGGGGTTGGAGTGGGGTGTCGGGAAAGCCACCGCCACCGGCCATCCGTTTATTGGATCGCGTGTCATTGACTCCAGGCACTCTCCCTGTCGTGAATGCTTATGCTAAACTATCTAAACACTAGTGAAGCAGAGACAGACTATCGTCCTTACCCACTGTAGTGAGGCACGAGCTGTATCCGAGTAGAAATGGAAAGTGTTTTCCACCAAGTAGATACATGTGTTAATTAATTGTGCTttgtagcctctctctctctctctctctctctctgccgggaAATCATTTCGTCTCCTTCTGCCTTTCCTGTAGGTTCCTTTTTTCTGAGAAATAATCCCTGAAACCAAGATTGGTCTTTCTTTGATGTAACCACTTATTCTCATGAGTATACTCTTAATTGTATCTCTTAAATGTTTTAACGTGTGTTTAATCTGTCAATTTGAATGTGCCATAACAATAAAATCATTTAAATTACTCTGGTTCTATTACAtgttttgtaatgacttggttgAATATTCTTATGGTTTTTCTCACTGTCAACATTATCACAGCCAAAACCACTTCAAAATATACAATGATGTATAATCAATCACAATGACACTGTGAAAGCTTTCAGCAAGAGCTAAAGTGCTTTCTTACTTACGATGTAATTACATTTTAACAGGGAAAATGGGACTAGGGAAATTATAACATATCAAAAGGAATTACAACTTGTTCGTTGGTTATTGCTATGGAAACTCCAAGGAGTGTCTAAATTCCTTTACTTGCAACTGGCACCAGCCCCATTTCTTCTATTCAATGCACAAAGTTCCCAAAGTAGAGCTAACTCAattactgtaatgaaacaggagACGCAAGTGCAAAATGTGAGGTTCTCAAATCGTATTTTCTCAAAGAGGCAATAAACTACGAGGGCGATATAACAGTTCCACAGCATCCAACAACATGCATCACCCTCCAATAAATTGGATGAACGAATGAAAAAATCCTTTCTAGAGCTGAGAAAAAAATACCTTTGGAGGATTTTGGAGTCTCAAGGACTGTTCGATACAGGGGTGGAATTGCTGTTGCTCGCATAATTGTATCAACAGACTTGAAGGTGTAAGTGAGCAATTTGGGCAACATCGCACTCAACACCATCCAAACACAACATGATCTGATACAGCTCAAATAGCACATAATAAGTATGAATCGTATCATCCCAGTGGCAACTTTTGTGAGTATTGGTGGAATTGGAATGTGTCGTTCGAAAGGGAGTTCAGGACGGTGTATGGAAATAACTTTGACATGcaaagaatttttttttttttgtgaaccTCGAAAATTTTACAATTACAGTTCTCAAAGTGACTTTTCCAAATTCCACATGTCTGTGAGTGTTAGGTTGTCTCATTGGCTGGGAAAACACTGGAAACTCACGACAGAGTAGTCACCTGTGCCTTGTGGAGAGAAAGTACCTAAGATTCCTAAAAATGTCCACTGAGGCCAGCGATATTCTTAGCGACAGCTCGTCTACTACTTGGCGCTGACCTACTTCTTCCTTTACCGTGAAATATTGGTCCTGCCAGTTGGAGAGCTGTTACCGGTGTCTCATTGCCCCTCCAATGTGGTTTACTTTTAAAGGCCCTGCCTCCAACCAAAAGCCCATTTTCCAACTGGTGCGAGCCCGGGTCCCGTGCCACCAAGAATAATGGCCATGGTCACGGTCGGTCAGAAAAGCGTACCGTATCCATCTGCCGTGCTGTGGTCATTGGTGTGGATATAACATCTAGAAAATTGTGCTACATGTTTCCTGTGATACATATTTATTTCTGCATGTGTTGGGTATACATAAGAAGGACAGTATGTCCTGTGAAATGCGTACGGGTGGTATAATCCACACACTATACCACGTGCCAAATTTGTTTATCTGGACACAAATGTGCCACTCGGGGGCACTGAAGTAGAGAGCTGCAGTAGATACCCgggttgtatcccaaatggaaccctattccctatgtagggcagtATTTCTCACTAGGGCAcatagaaagtagtgcactatgtaggtgaaagggtgctatttgggacaaaGGGCCCAGTGAACCCCATGGAGAGAGGCTGTCCATTACTGACAATGGCCATTTATGTTTAAGGGCACTTCAAGTTCCATTGTAATTTTCTCCCCTTTGAAGACAATGCTTTTTTCCTTTGAGTAATCACCTGGGGCTTGTGTAAGTGTGGTGGGGGGTGGGTTCTTGGGAACATTGGCGGTTATTTATAACATGTAACCACAACTGTTCATGTCACCTTTTTCTTTACAGAAAGAACACAGAAAGACAAATGATGTTTAATGTAGCCTGCTGCACTACAGTTAATTACCATATTGGATAGTGAGTCACATTTGCTTGACTGTAGGAAATGTGCCACTTACGTTTGATTTTTAAAAATCCCTTCACATGTATGTTTTTGAACAGAAGAAATAGGCCTACCTGCATCATTTCGGAGACTCGTGGAAGTTCAATTACCACagctttttttgtgtgcaaagAACAGCGTGACCAAACTTTGCAAGTCCATTTTGGTAAACACTGACTTTACCAGAAGGCAGGGCTTTTCAAAGGCTTTTTTTTTCTTAATTGACAGATTGGCTTGACATGCATTACGATGGGTCCGTCGTTGGAACATACACAAGTGAACAAGTCCATCTGTTGATGAGCATCAAACAGAATCGATTATATACAGCCACATATTGTACTTGGGCATTATCAAAaattgtgtaggtgtgtgtgcggGCTGGTGCCAACAAGCCAATATGGCGATCCCATTATTATTTTGTTGTGATTAAGTGTAAAAGTATTCATATGGATTAAAGGTGTTCATTCAAATATTCAAAGTTACTACGCTACAGAAATCAACTTGCTCATTTGTAAATTGTACACtgagtatataaaacattaaaaacaccttgatctgtttcacctgtccctgtgattgtctccaccccctccaggtgtcgcttattttccccagtgtatttatccctgtgtttcctgtctctctgtgccagtgtatttatccctgtgtttcctgtctctctgtgccagttcgtcttgtatgtttagacaaccagcggttttccccccgtactccttttctattctcttttgctagtcctcccagttttgaccactgcctgactctggactactttcccgcctgcctgatcatcctgcctgccctgaccttgaatctgcctgcccttcggtacctatTGGACTCTGTACTGGTTTTTACCTTTTTTGCCTGtacatgaccattctcttgcctacccctttttggattagtaaacattgtaagactccaatcatctgcctcctgtgtctgcatctgggtttcgccttgtgccttgatacacccgctctttccatgacagactgaccaggtgacttcaggtgaaatctatgatcccttattgatgtcatttgttaaatccacttcaatcggtgtagatgttggggaggagacagattaaagacggatttgtaagccttgagacaattgagacatcgattgtgtacgtgtgccattcagagggtgaatgggtaagacaaaatatttattaagtggctttgaacggggtgtggtagtaggtgccaggcgccccggtttgtgtcaagacctGCAAAACTAACAGTGTTACATAGTGTTTCCATAACTTTCATCCAAATGGATTATGTCCAACCATAGAGAGAAACCATATGGAAGAAAGTGATGGTAGCACTTTGGTATGGTAACATGGTGATGGTAGCATTGTTATACATTGTACTTTAGTAATTGTATAATAATGAAGTTGAGTTATTGTTATTACACGGGCAGTATAAGCAGCAGTCTGTTTTCTTCTTGTGCTATTACAAAAAACACCCAACTCCATTACTATGTTTTTGACTTTAGGTCCCCTCTTCATGAGGTGTTTTGGCACTGCAATTATAATGCTGTTAATAAGCAGTACCTTATTAATAAGATGTTGTAACTACTTTAATCACAGTGTTGCTAGACAGGAATAAGAACAGCACTGTTGGGACTCATAAAACGAGTGTACAAAGTAAAAATTGGGATAGAAATGAGTCATCAGAATCTTCACTTTTTCATTTTAATGACCACGTGAGTCAGTGATCAGACCAAGATTCCCAGACACCAGAAATCTTACAAATGTATCGTCTGACCCACAAAAAAAATTGTTATTTTAAAAAAAGTTTTAGATGGGATGGAAACATTAAAAAGTAATGAAAAGATGCTCTGGAAATGCAAATGGAGGAATCAAATTAGCCCAATTTACTCTGCCATAGATTTCCTCAGAAGCACACCCAAAACCAGTGTCTACAGTAGGTCCAAATATTCTTATAGCGTAGTTCTTTCCCTAGTCTCCTTTCC
Coding sequences within:
- the LOC120032567 gene encoding transmembrane protein 121-like encodes the protein MVPPPPTNKPHVCLSAILIMSSMALMDAYLVEQNQGPRKIGVCIMVLVGDICFLLVLRYVAVWVGSEVRTSKRGYTMILWFFYVFVLEIKVYFVYQNYKAEDGKRGSLDGWTGGGVDGVARKALTLLLSIWLPVVYITLVAIDHMEYVRPQKKKEEIRCRLFWVVVDLLDVLDVQANLWEPQRRGLPLWVEGLMFFYCYILLLVLPCVSLSEISMQGVNIVPHKMMLYPILSLVTINIITLFIRGGNMVFYRDSRVSGILMGKNVIAIVLKTCSFVQYRRHLGEVPSPALGVEMQKNCVVHGPKVTMPVPMPMPMPPQVVIQDFTKFPEEMVCVSDTEVEQT